AAGCATAAAATGAACTGTTTGCACTTTGCATATTCAGTTAGGAAAATCAACTTGGTACAATGGTGACCATAAAATTTATTGATTATATGAAGGTATTGAATATATTGAACCATTTAACTGCTTCTAAAAAATATTGAAACCATATATATATGGTGTGACAGTTGAATGATTTCTCTCATCATCACGAGAGGAACACTCTGTTTGCATGGTTAGTATAATGTGAAATATTATGAGCAGATAAATGGAATGGCATGAAAATACCTTTGAACTCATCTTCCCAAAACACCATAGTTATTTGTAAAAGGTAGATCAGGACATATAAGCCCAACGTTGAAACCTAACTTAGCCGACTCAGCAGCAAGAGCTAGCCCTGCTGGTCCGCAACCGATTACCACCAAATCCAGTACATTGTTATCTCCTCCAGTCAGTATCCTTGGCAACTGCAGACATATATATATGGTGGTAAGAATAAAGTGGATTTTCTTTAAAACTGATAGAAGCATAAGGAAATATAcatgtaattaattaaagtgAAAGATACAAAGGGCTTGTTTAAATTCATAACCTAATGGAGTAGAATAAATGGAACCTTGTCAGCAAGCTTAGACTGGTGATCCATGGTCTTGTTCTGCTGCATTTGCACGAACAACAGCTCCGACCCTCCCGCCTTTACGTAGTCCTCCTCGTCCGCAAAATCCTCTCTCACCGGCACCGCTACACAGCGCACATGGAATGAGGTTGATTCAAGGGCATGAGCGTTTGCAAATAAGCCTACTTGGTTCTTCTTCCTCCAACACCTCCTGGTTGGGTGAATTGAGATCGCCATTGCTGCCAAGGTTCTGCCTGCTAAACTCTCCATTTTCAAACAAACACATGCTCCAATACTGTTGCATTCAATTTGAGGGACGGAAGGGATAAGAAAATTCTCACattttaaatttctttatttttatgcttatcaataaaaatgaattttgtCATATCTTATCCTTCCTTTTCACTCCAAATAAGGAAATTATCATCAAATGGAATATCTCATGATAATATTGTAAGttattcttgtattcatctaatgagcgcagcggaaattgcatacaagaataacagatctggATTTATAATCATATTACAAGTTGGGCATGTAAAACACAAcgaaactaaatcttacttgttgtgttgttttcttctatgattgaatcctgcaagttgaatccactactattgaggtccacgtgcaatccaatccgatgcaggaactatcccggtacaattgctccTTAGAAGAATGataggaattctctctacaaagctttacgtattttctttCTACTGTTACTCTATTTCTCCTCCCCACAATGGAGAAtcaataaccattatatagataaagagtcattagggtttcatgattgtttgGCTTATGAACTAATATAATTATAGCCCAATTATAGTtacttaatccatattaatctaattctAGCCCATTCCTTTCAAATATCATCTCTCAACAGAGTAAAACAAGGGAATAAGGAAAGGGTTACATTTCTTTTCATAGATGAGGATGTAAATGAAATGAGAGATTTGAAGGTGGAATATTTCTTACTCTTTGTTTTCCCTTACAAGTAAATAAAGTGAacaaaaatgtactccctccgtcccataaaagataACTCATTGTCcgttttagtttgtcccactaaagatgtcacacttccatttttaaaaaaagttctccctcataataatataaatattatattttctcttattacctaacacacaaaataaaatcttCTAAAATTTCGGTCGTCCCacaaatgtgacatcttttgtgggacgaatggagtatcaatttgcaaataaaataattgaggCCCATAACATCCAATTCTCATAAATCCTGTTCTACACAAACGTATAGAAGTAGtattaagtactccctccgtctcatcaaagatgactcactttctttttttggtttattccaatcaagatgacattatttaaaattgacacttttatctctactttatttcttttttttcttctcttttactttactctgtCCTCTTAACATGCAAAATataactgcataaaatctcatgcctcctggtcatcttccttgggacggagggagtaattttcaTGTATTTTAAATTGAGGTCTAAGAGATTAGTGTAATGATAGGTTATATAGGCAACAAGATTTTAATCCTACAACTGCATAACAAATTGGACGTTCAATGTTTGTATAATTGAGCTCTCAATAATCTGTCGGCATAGAAAGCCAATAATTGCAACATCAAGATCAAGTCttgtcaattaaaaaaaatcttcgTATTGAGAATTACACATTGCGAAGAAAATTGGCTGGCAATCATTacaaaaatgtcaaaatttgCGGCAAGCTAGAAATTAGTAAAAAAAGAATTAAGTGCTAGTAATAAAATACAGACTTGGGATCCAAAATTTATAAGCTTTTAATAACTATGAACTTATAAAATTTAGTAAAGAACaactatattatatttatttatttaaaatagtagtagtagcgGTGGTATATCTTTCTTAAATATCTCGTGTGGTTTATAGCAAAACATCATTTAAAAATGCCCAAAAAAAGCAACTCCAATATTTAGAATTAGACAGTATTGGGGTGAAAAAATTGGATACCTATATGGACTTTCGGAAGTTGATACACTATGTTTTACAATTACGTGTGACATATATGAATGTAAaaaaatggagtataatatggattaaaacttGGAAATTGATTTGCATTGGAAATTCATATACTATGTAACATCGAAATATATAACGCTGTAGGTCTAATAactattaaaaataattgttaaaatttaaaattaaaatacattctTAATATTTTCGAtgccaattttaaaaattatgaaaaaaaaacaaataataggTGGTAGATTTATGAATCCAAGTAGTAATAGTATTTTTGTAACATTACCGATTCACGAATACTTAATATCGAAACATTCCTATTTAACCTTGTTTTGGTTTAGAATTTGTGGCAGTCTGATAGGTCGCCGAGATGATTCGAGCCTTTTATGTatcgaaaaatcaaaatcaaaatattccGACTAAGGGTGTGATATCGAAATATTCCTATTTCACCTTGTTTTGGTTTGGAATTTGCAATAATCTGATCGCTCGCCAAGATGATTTGAGTCttttatgtataaaaaaataaggGATATTAacacctaatatcatggaacttttaAAAGGTTGgattttcccacgaactttgaaattggcaaataatatcacgaactttaccatgagtttgttattttccaccaatgaaaaaattcctgctatattaatagattgaagaacatTTTTGGAGGGTGCGTCtcaagaaaaactatcttcgaagattgaaaaacttgaagctctcgtagttgttgtcgagaaattatgaaaaaaaattcgtaaaataaaattatttgccttaatttttttattggtgAGAAATAATAAACTtagggtaaagttcgtgatattatttgttaatttaaaaattcataGGAAAAACGCTtaacttttaaaaattcatAGGAAAAACGCTTAACTTTTTTAAACTTTTAGGTGCCAATCTCCCaaagaataaaaattcaaatattctGTGCAGGATGTGATATTGAAAATTTCCCATTTGACGTCAGTAAAAGGAATGAGAAAACAGAGTGTTTCAAATTTGGGCAAAAGCTTCTACATTTCGGAGGCGGCCACACCTTATCACTGCTAGTATCCGTTCTTTGCCGTTGAGCTCGGGGACAATCGAATGGGCAATCCAAAGCAGAAGTGGACCTCCGAAGAGGAGGAAGCGCTGCGCGCCGGGATCGCCAAGCACGGCGCCGGAAAGTGGAAAAATATTCAGCGAGACCCCGAATTCaaccacctcctcttctctcgCTCCAACATTGACCTCAAGGTACCTATGAATCTACATTTACTTAGCTTTACTTTCAGTTGACTGTTTTTGGCGGTCGCTCTCATGTTTTTATTTTCCCCAACTGCGTCTATTGGTGCTTCCCACTTCCGTGAACGAATAATTGGTGAAATTATGGAATATTTGGAGTTTAGTATACGAATGAAGATTCGCTTTATCATAGTTCATATGCACCATTTCAGTTTTTCGTCAGAATGCATTCAATTTCTATCCTATATTCCTATTGAAAGTAGATTAACACGATTGTCTTATACAAGTGCTGCCGAGTGCATGTATATACAGTAAATTAATCTAACTTTTATATTTAGGTCTTCCTTCCGGTTCCATCTGGAGAAGAAATCTGTCATTTTTTAAGTAAAGGACAACACTTTGTTTCGGTATTACGTGCACCACAACCTAAACCTAAAGTATTTTATCAATGGTTTACATATTCATTCCGTGATAGTATGTGCGTTTGCTAATCCACATGCTTATGTACAAAATGAGCTTTTATGAATTTACAGATACTTTGCAACTATTTTGATTTTAGTTAAGACTTATTAAGAGAGAACGAATATTGGGGTTGGTGTGTGGGTTGCTTATGCAGGATAAATGGCGGAACTTGAGTGTAGCGAACGGCCAAGGGCCTAGAGATAAATCAAAGACACCAAAAACAAAGGCGAATCCTGCTGAAGCCCCTGTGACTCCACTCCCATCTTGTCAGGATGCGTCCACTGATGTAGTCATGTTAGATTCTTCGAGGCCCTTACCTGATGGAAATAATGCTTCCAAGTAATATAATGCTATTCTTTTCTCAATATTTATTAAGCTAACCTTGATCTATGGTGATCTGGTTAACCTCGAGTTTTGGACATATGAATTACGAGTTTTTAGACTAGTTCTGAGATGCTTTTTATGTGATTATCTATCTTGGTTGGCATAAGGCAATTCAACTGAGATGTGCTTAGGAGTGTTGGTCTTGGTCCTAGGTTGGCATGAGAGAGTCCGAGGGTGATAGTATTAAACTTTCCCAACTAATAAAGTTTATATTAGTCAATTtttgtcctaaacatatgaccaaagtACGAATttagtccaaaacattcactttttaaaaaacaggtccataacaaaCGAAAATGTCACCGAAGTAGTCATTTTTTGACAGTTccgtaaaaaaactaacggtcaacgctaATTGCACGATGATCGTTAGTTTTTTTACGGAACCGTCAAAAAAGGGCAACTTCGACAAGGATTTaatttgttatggacctgtttttcaaaacgtgaatgttttggaccaaattaatattttggtcatatgtttaggactaaaattgacatttactctAAACTTTATTGCAATGACCATAGTACTTCTGTTtgcttagagcatccccatccgtgctcttgccaaagagcacggatgttggcccggacccacttttattacttttttactctctgctcttagttaagagcacaacactcacattcatgctcaaaaagtgaatgttttggaccaaattcatattttggttatatgtttaggaccaaaattgacttTTACTCTAAACTTTATTGCAATGACCACAGTACTTCTATTTGCTTAGAGCATCGCCATCCGtactcttgccaaagagcacggatgtgggcccgggcccacttttattacttttttactctctcCTTTTagtcaagagcacaacacccacattcatgctcttctgtaaggacatgctcaagggtcgcactattctattattcaatttaaataaaaacattttcacaatattaaaatgcattaaaaatatccggaatactattacaaattacaaaaaaattaaaaattacataataaaaatactaaaaattaaaaaatacataattaaaggctaaaaaatacccccgtggaagactattcctctggccctatccccaatgttcttcggagaccccgtatcattctcaaatgtgaatcaagttgctcggggtcatatttgacctatcgggcaaattgagttgggccaaaagggtccacaacgagttgatgggagttgaggtggcacaaagggagcgggggcggatggagtcgcggcacGACAGCGGTTGgtcgtcgccttcttccttccttgcggccggcgttgggaactgctcggacCGGCGTTGGAGCTACCCAaattagctccggcgagttggctagccacctcatcctcgccggcATTGGATAgagataccgacctcgaccgtttgctggaggagctggaggaggatgatacgcatCCCCTATACTTctgatgcacacgcacctcctgccaagcgctgaGCTACTTGAACGGTGTGTAAtttatggattggtaggtcaccaaggcggcactgatgatgtcgagctcgctcctaCCGCTCTCCGCCGACCGCTCTttctggaggtaatacccctggaacttttggatttcttcgttggctctgaatatggcattgcgtactatactctcattgcgctcggtGGTTCTAGCCGgacggttttcattgtaccggcgagagatgcgccaccaaaacctatccctGCTTTGGTTcgtgcccacccgtatcgcccatcggaggcatCTTGGTcttccaccgggtaaggccggtagccacccggaacttaagaaccttgggtttgaggaggggccgaaaattgcgtttccggactaggaaatggttgtgagccgaaccattcgtggttccaaccgcgggagttGGAGGGGTGATCGCTGGAGccggatatttttttttgtaagtaagagtgaaagattgagaattgatatgagaagatgagagaatttagatgagaattgtgtagtgtggtgtgaaatttttggtgtggaagtgggggtatttatagatgaaaatgtgaataaaattgaaaaataaattaaatgtggagagaaaacggatataatttattgggaagtaggaaaatatttttttatttaattcgaattttttaaattaaatctgattttttttaaaaaaagaaaaaacgaaattgccaacggcattgccgttggccaatcaggcgccgccacgtcagctgctcagTGGCaaggacgtgctcgatgcatcgagcagcgccgtgccagcggcacggacgccgtccttgccagcgagcaccgctgcggatgctcttacaacATGGTGTCTCAAAAGACTATGAGAAGTCCATGGGAGGACAATGCATCACCAGAGACAGCTATCTAGGCTGAAGAAGCAGTATTATTTCCTTTGATATGCTCTCAGTTTAATGAATAATTGCATTTATTCTCAGGTATAATTCAATGATATTTGAAGCATTGTCTACTCTTCAAGAGCCAAATGGTTCAGATTCTGGTGCAATCGCTACTTATATTGAGGTTGGTCTCTAATGTCATCTTGACGATTTCTACATCATGTGCCAGCCAGTGTTACTAAAACTGGTTGCAAGTATTATCTACTTGAAATTGTACTTTCTAAGAATCTCCAAATGGGAATTAAAGTTCCTTCCTTGAAATGTAGTAGGGGATCCATAGTTCAGTTAATGCTTGATTAAAAGTACTGCAAGTTGCAGTTTCAGAGTGCATATTGTTGCTGAAAATTTCTCAAGAAGTAGAACATGTGATAGAGGACAGTTATGTCTGATAGCTGATACAAGTGTATGAATTAGGTTTACCATTTAAATGATATCTTTTGGCATGCTCTTAGGAAATGTTGATGGCCTTGATTTTATATCCGCAGACCTCATGTTGTATAGCATGCGATTGGTTTCCCTTTCAGTTTCTCTTTTCTATGCTTAACTTTAATGCAGAATTAGGCGTCATTAGATCTCTAtctcttaatttttttctctGAAATCttcctgattttttttttcgtttttgtTACCAACAACTGATGTTTACTGTTTACCTTTATAGAAGACAGTCCATATGCCTGAGTTACCCTTTTTACGCTATAATTTGCCAAACACTTTAACTACCAAAATGTCTTCATAAATTGGTTAGAAGGAGCTTACTTTTAATAGTAGACCAAACATTTGTAATGGTTTTTAGACCTAAAGTCCAGCTtatataatgaaataatttTCTTCTTTGGCATTTTAGACTATACATCTGAACTTGAGATGACAATTGGTTATGTCTGGCCTACCTTGCAGCAAAGGCAGGAAGTACCACAGAATTTCAAGAGGGCACTGAGTTCTAGATTGAGGAGGCTTGTGCAGCAAGATAAACTTGAAAAGGTATTTTTGTAGTTTGTAACTTTGGTCGGTGTTTATTGATGTTACAGAGTGCTAGAGTTCAAGATTTATGCTCGAACTAATGCTTCTTAGCTGGTATTCTATCTCTTGTTCATGCACCTCTTCCTGACTCTTCCTTTCCTGAGATTTGATTCTGCCTGTGGATAAATTGTAGGAGTATCTAATTTCTTTCTTTCTGTTGGTGTAGCAATCACTAAATTTTCACTCCTATGTGAATAGATGAGATGTTTTTGGAGTAGTTAATATTTAGCATGGACATCAGCCTCCTATCTtctataaataaagaaaaaatggcCACACTTTTTTGGGCTCTTTCCAACAACTAATGGATTCATGGTACTGGGGAAAAGGTTTAATCTTTAgctttttattataaaaatgaaataaagttcTTGATATTTCTTTTAAGATTTTGTAATATGCTTGGTATCTTTTTACTAAACTTTCCATGACATTTTAATTTATCTGACTATGTTGTGATTTTACTAGCTAGTTATGCTTATGAAACTTGACTCTGGCCTCAGTGAATTGAAGCTTTAATGCCCAATGGAGTGGTAGCTGATGAATAAGTTATCAATGATGGCATCAATTGCTTGACTTTTATTCTCATGGGCTACTTGAGATTTCCCTTGCCTTCCTTGATAATAAGAAAGATGACTTTAGTTCACTGTTCGTATGAGATTCATAAACATAAACTTTGTCGAAGTTGTGTGATAGAGatcaagctaatgatctccattatctctagagattattttcattattatggagATTGTTGAAAGATAACAATTAATAGAGatcaagctaatgatctccattatctcttgagattattttcattattatggagattgttgaaagattactttaaatgttgaggatTTGTTTCATTGTTTATTTATAGGTTGATCCCTATAAATAGCTCCTCTTTAGAAAAGCTAGATATCTCGGAAAATAAAGTGTATTAGGACGGTATCAACCGTAGGCCTCTTCGGAGGATTATCTTGGCCTCTTTGGAggattgttcttcttttatattgAATTCCAGT
This sequence is a window from Salvia splendens isolate huo1 chromosome 5, SspV2, whole genome shotgun sequence. Protein-coding genes within it:
- the LOC121804778 gene encoding telomere repeat-binding factor 4-like: MGNPKQKWTSEEEEALRAGIAKHGAGKWKNIQRDPEFNHLLFSRSNIDLKDKWRNLSVANGQGPRDKSKTPKTKANPAEAPVTPLPSCQDASTDVVMLDSSRPLPDGNNASKYNSMIFEALSTLQEPNGSDSGAIATYIEQRQEVPQNFKRALSSRLRRLVQQDKLEKVQNNCYKIKSKTQLDTRIPIARPKELHQSIGYLGNTVEEAAVCAAYEIAEAENKSFVAAEAVKEAERVSMMAEDMESLLQFATDCHDQSMRGEIVLMA